From the Gallus gallus isolate bGalGal1 chromosome 27, bGalGal1.mat.broiler.GRCg7b, whole genome shotgun sequence genome, the window GTGTGGCCACGGAGGGGCCCCGCTGGACACCCCTGATTGAATCACGGCACTCGCCTCATGCCGAGGGATAATGGgacactgctgtgctcagacaGTGTGTGCTGATGTCACTTTGTccccagagcagggctgccactaCAGGACATCTCACCACCCCAAACCAGTATGTCCCCACAGTAGGGCCGCCACCCCGAACCACTGCATCTCCGTGGCACAGTCACCACCCCAAACCACCAtgtccccatggcacagccATCACCTCCAAACCATCAGATCCTCATGGCGCAGCCACCATCCCAAACCATCCTGTCCCTGTCGGCATGGACACCAGGTCCCCGTGGCATGGCCACCACCCCAAAACATCATGTCTCTAttggcacagccacagccccaaACCACCCTGTTCCCATAGCACAGCCACCACCCCAAACTACCTCATCCCTACTGACATGGCCATGAACCCAAATCAGTGCATCTCCAGGGCGCAGCCACCACCTCATACAACCGTGTACCTACCAGCACGGCCACCACCCCAAACAACCACATCCCATGGCACAGCCACCGCCCCAAAGTGCCACGTTCCCATGGTGCCAGCACCAGGAGCATCACCCCACATGTGCAGCACCACGCGAGTGGGGACAACATCCCGAGTGGTCCACGAAGAGACCCTAGGGtgatccccatccccatcccctgctcGTGGGTCACGGCAGCCCCTCAGCCAAGCGAGCAAAGCCCCATTAGCAGCTGAAGGATGGGGAAGGACAAAGCTGAGAGGCAGCATCTCCTCGTGCCGCGCGCCTGCCGCTCTCTGCAAAGGTtaagcaaacagcagctctcACAGAATCGATGCGCAGCCGAGCCCGCGGCTGTTTGCTCTGCAGAACGAGGCGGAGGTGGGCGGCCGGGGGGCGCGGAGGGGCCGCGGTGGTGTGGGGCACGATCAATGCTTGTGGGGCACGGGGATGGCGCAGGGGCACGGGGCTGGCCATGGCCCTGCTGCCGGCTTGGAGCTCGTTAGGGAGGATTTGGGATTTGGAGAAGAGAGCGAGCAGGCGGTGGTGGGGCTGCGGGATGGggtcagagctgctctgtgcctcagtttcccctccACAAGTGAGGAGGTGCACATCTGTGTGGGGATGTATGTGCACATGTGGGCGTGTGTGAGCGCATGTGCCTGTGTGCATGGGGGAGCTCACACGTGCACACAGGTGTGCAATGCCCATGAGCTCACCAAGGTGGGTGTGCCATCAATGGGCTGCGAAAGCTCCTGTGTGGGgcttcccctgctgctgcctaCTGCCCTGGGGGCACCTATCCACCCACAAACCCATCCATTATCCATCTGAACAgccacccttccttccttccctccttccctccttccctccttccttccttccctccttccctccttccctccttccttccttccttccctccttccctccttccctccttccctccttccttccttccttccctccttccctccttccctccttccttccttccttccttccttccttccttccttccttccttccttccttccttccttccttccacatGTCTATGCATCCATGCATGAATGCATCTATCCACGTTTCCATGCATGCATTTGTCCATCCTTCCACCCATCTCTCCACCCCTTCATtcatccacccatccacccTTCTATTCATCAGTCCTTCCATCCATCCTTTCATACCTTAatctctccatccatccctccttgcatccttccatccctccagacctgcagcccctccagcacTGCGAAAGGGCACTGTGACCACCTTgttgggcagcagtgctgattAAATGAAGGTGTTAATGAGTTTTCTAGACGAGCGATGATCTGGTATGGTGTCTAGGCACTGTGACAGCAACATGGAgctggagagaaagaaacagaaggggaaactgaggcacagttCTAGCACAGCACTCCCTTGTCCCTGCTAAGTGCCTTGGCCATGATCCCAGCCACCACGCACCCACTGCAGACCAGACACCCCACTGGCTCTTTGGTTGCCTGCTTGGCTAGAGTTGTCCAAGGTGGCTGGTGGGGCTGGCTGGTTGGCTAGGAAGCTGGCTATGGGCTAGCCGGCAGGTGGCTAGCTGGTTGGTCAACTAGCTGGTTGGCTGCTGGTGGGTGGCCAGGCGCTGCGCTGGTTAGCTATCGGGTTGACTTGATGGCCAGTGGGCTGGCTGGTCGGCTAACTGGCCAGTTGACCATCAGGCTTTCTGGCTAGCTGGGAGGTCACTTGGCCAACAGGCTAGCTGGATGACTCGGAGCTAGCTGGCCAGCTGGGCACGGGCCAACCCTCATACtcagcccagtgctgggcaACGCCCCCCATCCTATGGGGTGACCCCGGCGCAGCTTTGGGGTGAGGCTGGGGCAGTACATCCCCCTAGCCCATCCCCTCTCACGGCCGCTCATTACAgaggctgtgggcacagcagggcCACCACCCTCCCACCGCTTGGCAATTAAGGGCTGCCAACACCAATACTTAATTAGAGCCTGGCTGATCGAGACAGCCGGTGACTGATGGAAAATCACTGCTTGCCTGGCAGCGGGGGACAGGGACGGGGTGGGCGGGTGGGTCCAACTCGGGGACCGTGGGGACGCATCCCCCAGTGGGTTGGGGACCGTGCAGTGACAGGGGTGGCAGCCCACAGGATGTGCAGGGGAGTGGCCGTGGCGTGAAGTGACGCTGCGTGACACCCCACGGGCCATGCAGTGACAGCAACGCTGGGTGACACCCGCAGGCCACGCGCTGACGGCAACGCTGTGCCATGCGCTGCGGGACGGCGGTGACGTGACGCTGGGTGACACCCGTGGGCCATGCAGTGACATGGCACTGTGTGACACCCCATGCGCCAGGCAGTGACACTGACTCCCTGTGACAACCCATGGGAGCCGCAGTGACACTGTGTGGCACCCCGtggccaggcagcagcagtgacaccCCGTGCAGCGCGCGGTGACAGTGACACCGTGTGACACCCACGAGCGGTGGCGCcgcggggctgtgctgcagcactgtgccacgCGTGCAGGACCGTGCGGAGACGGTGACACTGTGATGCTGCAGGGACCACACGGTGACAGCGACTGTGACACCGGTGCCACACAGTGACACCACTCAGCCCCCTCCTCCTGTCCCCAACGGCCCCTCCCCGGGTGTTGGGTCCCAGCCCGTGCCTGGGGACAAAGAGACACTGCGCTGTCCCACAGCCTGGGTGCCTCCACGGACCCACGCTGGGTGGCAGCCACCAGTGTCACAAGCACGAAGGTCTCAAGCAGGCCTCATGTCCTCAGATGGATGCGCATTGCCCTTCGGGTTCCCTCCAGAGCCATCGATTGAGCTGTCgatggcacagagctgagccatTTGTCACCGGTGGGGACAGCCGCTGAGTGCAGGGTGCCCCCGAGAGGGTCAGGGATGTGGCCACGGGGTGTGTCCCCAGCCCGTCCCCAAGGCTGAGGGACATGGCAGCCAGAGAAGGGCACGCACGGTGGGGGACCACAGGTGGGTACCCACGGGGGATGCAGCATCCAATTCCAAAGCCATGCACTGGGCTCAGTGTCCTCCCCACGGGTGCCAGCTGTGCAGCCAGGACACAAGGTATGAGCCcaccgcagccccacagccggGCACCGcacacccccatccccacgctGGGCAGCACTGCGCCTCTCAGCCCCCCTGAAATCAGCCCTCTCTCGGCCCTACTAAACTCATTAGTGCCTGGGAAACGTCAGCGGGGCGGGAGCAGAGCGCCAAATGTGATTACTGTGCCAGCCTCACTCCCCCCGGCCTCATCGCAGCCCCATTTATCGCAGAGGCAGTGAGCCGGGAGGGAGGAACGCAATCAGTGCTTATCTCTGGCTTAGCCTGTCCTGCTCCAGCTCTGATTTATGGCTTGCTGGGAGGGACTCCCGGCCCCGACATCACCACTGCAATTAAAGGCACATTAAAAAGCAGGAGAGGGGCATGACGGAGGGTTATTGCTTGTGCCGGGATGCTCAGACTAAGCAGCCCGGGGCTGGGACCCGCAGGTCCCCACAGCTACACTAAACGTGGGACCAGACACCCCACTGTGCTCGGTGCTCAGGAGCccagagctgagagcagagctcagggccAGGGCTGAGCCACGGCCCTGCAGGAACAGAGGCTGCAGCGCTCCTGGGACCGGGACCGGCCCTGCATCAGGAACGCATAAATGTGCTCGTAAGCTTTGCTTGCACACAATGAACTTTACAGAGCACAGCCGTGCCCCGGCATAGGAACAGCCTGGGAGAAGGCCAGGAAAAGAGCAGCGCTGCAGCCCGGAAATCTCAGAGCCACGGGGAACTGCCTGCTGGTTAGtgctttattaaaacaaacGCCAAGAGCCAGCACCTGCCTCGCCCAGGCTCATGCTCTCCAGCAGTGCCTTTCCATGGGGCAGCTCCCAGGTCTCAGACCCTCTGGGGGTGCATCAGACCCTCAGCATCATCCCCCTTTGGAAGGTAACACTCACAGGGTTGTTTAGGCTGCAGAAACAAGGGGCAGAGGAGCTGCGAGCAGCCAGCTGTACTCCCAGCCATTGGGAATGACATGCTGCTGGTTCCCAACCACAGGTTTAAGGTGAAAGAAGGGGAAATCCCATATCTAATCACTGGGGATCAACCTGGGGACACCCAGCAGCAGGAACCAGACCTAAGAGCTCACCTATTCCCCCCATAAAGAGATTGCCAGGGAAGAGGCTGAATGCCTGAATGCAGATCTCCATGGGGCTAAGAAGGGCCTTATCCCCTCCAGGGGAGCTGTCTCACCCCACAGATGGGCACCAGACCCTGAGCAGAGAGTTAAAGAACAGAGATGGGAGAAAACTCACATTCACCTTGGGAAGTCAGTAGGAGAAACCTCACCCCACTGTCTGCATTCAGCTGGCAAAGCTCATTAAAACAGGTGGCCTTTCAGTGCCCTTTTCAAACCTGGAAATCCAGGCCTTTGGAAAacaactgagaagaaaaaaaaaaaaagaaccctaAAAAAGGCGAATTAAGAGAtgaaatgctgcagcaggatGTACAGCAGCCCTCCGAGAGCGGCCACGGCCGTTCCCACCGCCAGCCGTGCCCAGAGGAAGTCCAGGGAACCCTCCAGCCTCGCGTGCAGCCTCAGCACCTGCTGGCGCGTGCTCTCACGGTCGCCGGAGTTGTCGATGACGTGAGTGGCCATCCTGCGCTTCTCGTCCAGCGGCAGCTGCGAGGCGATGCGTGCTTCGGCCTCAGCCTGGGACAGCCCGCTCCTCTTCCTCAGGCGTGCCAGCTGGGTCTGCGGGTCGCTGCGGGGCAGAGGGCGGCGCTGAGAGGGGCAGGGAAGGCTGGGGTGGTGTCCCGGTGCTTGCGGCGCACACGGCACTTACCAGTAAACCAGGATGGTGTGCTTCATGAACTTGGTCAGTCTCTTGGTCTCGAAGAGCAGAGGGATGTCGAGGATCACATAGCGGTAGCCTGCAGGAACGACAACACCCCCAAAAGGAACAGCGTTACACAGATTCACAGCAGCCTCCCAcgtgcactgcagctgctccagcaacACTCTGCAGCTCCACGAGTGCAGCTGCTCCGAGAGCCCTCCTCCCTCTCAGACAGAGGAAACGGTTTCATTCCAAGTTTctgcaggggggaaaaaaaaaaaaatcaacaaccaAAACCCTAACCTGGATGATCTCAGACCAAAGGTGAAGCTGCTGAAATATAATGAGGAGATGAAACAAGAAGCTCAAATGGAAGCGGCAGTGCggtgctggcaggagcagcagtcACACGTCGTCGCCGGCCTCTCCAGGGGAGCAGTGCCCACAGCAGAATgtgctcttctctctttcagctGTCCGAGgctctgccaggctgcagtCAGTTAAGCCGATGTTTCCCGGCTCATTTTCCAGCTtagttttcttcccttctggaaAGCTTTAGCTGAGCAGTTCCACTTTTCCCAGAGAGAGCAAGGAGATCCttgcagacagctctgctggTTTACAAAGCCAACGCTCCCCAACCAACCAGGCCATGGCAACAAAAGCCTGACAAAGGCACAATCCCCCAGCAAACCACCATTTTACCAGCATCTCTATCCAGAGATGCTTCTCGCTGCCCTATGGCTTGATCAATAGAGCCTTCCTTACAAAGCAATCCTCGGAGACAGCATCCAGCTATCCCAAATCATTAAAACCTGACTAATGAGGACAAAGCAGCCTGCTGAACACACACTGCACTCTCGCCAAGGGGCAGGACGGGGTCTTCCTTCCAACTCTGCAGTTCTGGGTTCAGAACTCGGTATGTTTTGGCTCCCAGCTCTCCTGCCTGTTGTTTCCCTCGCcttctgctccttccaccccaaATCTTGGGGTCCCCGCACAGCCCTATTCAGCTGTCATGCAGCTCAGCTACGATAAGCTCCACAAAACCAGACTGACTCTATTAAGACATCCTTCTGTCTACACGGAGACCTCCAAAACAGCTGGTGATCTTATCTGGCATTTGATTAGACCAAGTCTGACAGCTGTATTTGTTATATTTATCAGGGGGAAAAGCGGGActttggaaagcacagctgtcagCCCATTTCTCACCTTATCGAGACTAAAAGTGCTCTGCAGCTTTCATCGAAGCCCAGAGAGGTTGGGAGCGGGGAATAATATTTGGCCATTTCAGAAGGTATGACATTATCCAAAGAGCAATCTCCAAAGAGGCCTCACAATGCCTTTCTCAGGCCCTGCAGATGTACTTTAAGCCACGGAAGAAGAATGCGAAGGGCAGCAGTGAAAGGCAGGAAGGGCAGTGATGAATACTCGGAACGCCGATGCTAAAGGCCACCAGCGGCGGAGCACAAAGGCCGTCACTCAGCGCTGGTTCTGTCCCTTTCCCTGTCCCTTTCTCCACGTTGACATGGAGAGCAGAGTGACTGGGGACAGCCAGCAGCCCCCGACGCCCTTACCTAGCACAAAGTACTTCAAGACTTGCTTCAGCATCTCCTTCTGGATCTCGGGGTGGGTGATGGCGTTCAGCAGCCGCCGTTTCTCCGGCTGGGAGAAGATGATGCTTCCCAGCGCCTCGCGGTTGATCTCTCCGCTCTCCAGGAGGATCTCGGGGCCGAAGTACCGCACGATCTGCTGATAGGCCTTCAGGCGGGGCTGCACCACTGGTAACATTAAACAGCCGGAGGTCAGAGGCAA encodes:
- the DCAKD gene encoding dephospho-CoA kinase domain-containing protein isoform X2 → MFLVGLSGGIASGKSTVVAVLRELGCAVIDADVIAREVVQPRLKAYQQIVRYFGPEILLESGEINREALGSIIFSQPEKRRLLNAITHPEIQKEMLKQVLKYFVLGYRYVILDIPLLFETKRLTKFMKHTILVYCDPQTQLARLRKRSGLSQAEAEARIASQLPLDEKRRMATHVIDNSGDRESTRQQLHVAVTVPRHHTRSSLV
- the DCAKD gene encoding dephospho-CoA kinase domain-containing protein isoform X3, which encodes MFLVGLSGGIASGKSTVVAVLRELGCAVIDADVIAREVVQPRLKAYQQIVRYFGPEILLESGEINREALGSIIFSQPEKRRLLNAITHPEIQKEMLKQVLKYFVLGYRYVILDIPLLFETKRLTKFMKHTILVYCDPQTQLARLRKRSGLSQAEAEARIASQLPLDEKRRMATHVIDNSGDRESTRQQLFSKGLDFQV
- the DCAKD gene encoding dephospho-CoA kinase domain-containing protein isoform X1, coding for MFLVGLSGGIASGKSTVVAVLRELGCAVIDADVIAREVVQPRLKAYQQIVRYFGPEILLESGEINREALGSIIFSQPEKRRLLNAITHPEIQKEMLKQVLKYFVLGYRYVILDIPLLFETKRLTKFMKHTILVYCDPQTQLARLRKRSGLSQAEAEARIASQLPLDEKRRMATHVIDNSGDRESTRQQVLRLHARLEGSLDFLWARLAVGTAVAALGGLLYILLQHFIS
- the DCAKD gene encoding dephospho-CoA kinase domain-containing protein isoform X4: MPLCELTATSSLLRALISCIRRAVHAVHAVDDSAGFQSTMFLVGLSGGIASGKSTVVAVLRELGCAVIDADVIAREVVQPRLKAYQQIVRYFGPEILLESGEINREALGSIIFSQPEKRRLLNAITHPEIQKEMLKQVLKYFVLGYRYVILDIPLLFETKRLTKFMKHTILVYCDPQTQLARLRKRSGLSQAEAEARIASQLPLDEKRRMATHVIDNSGDRESTRQQVLRLHARLEGSLDFLWARLAVGTAVAALGGLLYILLQHFIS
- the DCAKD gene encoding dephospho-CoA kinase domain-containing protein isoform X5, producing the protein MCGDAQTAEGALVVQPRLKAYQQIVRYFGPEILLESGEINREALGSIIFSQPEKRRLLNAITHPEIQKEMLKQVLKYFVLGYRYVILDIPLLFETKRLTKFMKHTILVYCDPQTQLARLRKRSGLSQAEAEARIASQLPLDEKRRMATHVIDNSGDRESTRQQVLRLHARLEGSLDFLWARLAVGTAVAALGGLLYILLQHFIS